In Gemella haemolysans ATCC 10379, the genomic window TTAGAAGATGAAACTCAAAAATAGTAGTGGTTGATCCGAAATCGAGATTTTTGAGTTGCTTCAAGTATAAATTAAAATAAGATTCCATCCAATAAGGACGGAATCTTATTTTTAAAATTCTATTTTTCTTATTTTTTTATCTAATTCAGCGATTGTTTTAGCATTCATTAAGATCATTAAAAATTTAACTTCTTTTTTCCATTTTTCAATTTCTTGAATTAAAGCATCTTTTCCTTTGCTTACAAGAATTTCTAAAAATATTTTAGAAACACCAACTGCTTTAGCACCTAAAGCTAGGCATTTTACAACATCAAGTGGATTACGAATACCTCCACTTGCGATAATATCAATTTTATCTTTATAAGAGTAGGCTATCTCTAGGCTTTCTGCTGTAGTATAACCAATTCCTTCTAGGTAAGTTGATTTATCAGTTCTTCGTCCATTTTCGATTCTTGCGAAGTTTGTTCCACCCATTCCACTAATGTCTACAGCAGGGATATTTAAGTCGATGGCTAGTTTAATAGTAGCTTCGTTCATACCAAAACCTGTTTCCTTTAAGATTACAGGAATAGGAGATTTAGAGCTGACTTCTTTTAGGTTAGCGTACCAACTTTCGAAATTATGATCTCCTTCTGGCATAACTATTTCTTGAAGAGGATTAGTATGAAGTTGAATGTATTTTGCTTGTGATTTTTCAATTGCTTCTAAAACAAGTTTTGGATCTTTATCTAAGCCTAAGTTTACTGAATATCCTTTTGGATAAGCTTCTTCGTCTTCTTTATTCTTAAGAGCAGGAGAGTATGATCCTGGGAAAAATTTAATTCCACATTTTTCACTAACTTCCATAAAGTCTTGATTAATCTTATTACAATCTTCTCCGCCAGCAGTAATGGCATTTATGAAGAATGGAAATTCCCAATGGTCACCACAAACTGATGTAGAAGTATCGACATCGTCTAATCCGAAAAGGGGGATACTGTTGTAATCAATTGCGTATGAGTCTAAGCTAGTTACTTTTGTTTTATCAGCAAGAGCTAGTCTAATATGATCTTTTTTTCTCATAATTAATCCTTTCTTAATATATTATAATTTTTCTAAGTTCAGTTGTAGCTGATACTTGTCGTTATTTTTCTCGAATCCTAATACAATGTCACCACTACCTGAACCACTTTGTTTACCAGCCGAATGACTTTCAATATAGTTTTTCATTGCTTTTGTTTCCATAGGTATTTTTGAGAAACTTTCTAAATAAAGTAGATTTTCTCTAAGTTTTCGTATAGTACTTAAAGCAGATGTAGCATCTGTTTCTTCTAAATTCTCTTTTAAAGTTTTAACTAGTTTATTAGAAGTTTCAACAAAAACTCTAAATTCTTCTTTGTAGTTGTCTTTATGTTTTTTCCATAGTTTTACGTGTTCTTTCGTATCCACAGCCTCACCCGTCCAACGTGCTAGTATGCTTAAATTAGCTTTTGGATAAACTTTCTCAATACGAAGACCATCCCAATCTGTGTTTATTATTTCTTTAACAGACTTTTCTTGACGTATCATATTATTAACGAATTCAGCATTGAATTTCTCATAATATGTAATACCATCATTAATGCTTGCAGCAACGTCCCCCATAGATCCACTTAGATTGTGTTTGATATTGAATAGGGCAACTAGCTTGAAAATAGTTAAATCGTTATAAGCTACATTTTTAAATGATAATATAGCACGGGCTATAGCTACAAGTACGGCTCCAGAAGAACCTAAACCGTATTTTTTATCGTCATTGTGAAGTTCATTGTAAATAGTAAGAGAAAATGTTTTATTACAATTTGTATATTCTGTTAAAAATAGAATAAATTGTTGAACAAGAGTGAAGTTACTATTCTCTTCATGAAGGCCAACAGAAGTTTTATTTATAGTATCGAAGATAGTAGTTTCATTACTGTTTTCTACAAATACTGTAATTTTTTTAGGAACACTTGTTATTAGTGCAGAAGCGTAATCCTCTAAAATCGCATATTCTCCAGCGAGATAGAGTTTACCATAGGCTACTCCATGCACAAAATGATTTTTTTCTTCCATAATTTTGAAATTTCCTCATATAATTTGTCTTGGTCTTCCCTTAAGTAAAGTACTTTCACATTCGGACCAGCATCCATTGTGAAGTAACATTTATAACCTTTAGAACGTAGTTCTTTTACAATATCCATTGCCATATGACTCTCTTCTGTTAAGAATGAGAAGCTAGGAGTAGATGTAGAAGTAGTACCATGCATAGCTAAAGCATTACTTTCTGTAATTTCTCCGATTTTTTCGAAATTAGCATCTTTTAAAGCTTCTTTCATTAATACGAAATCACCTTTAGCTTTTTCAACCCAAGCATCAAAAGTTGTTGATGTTTGAACACAGCGTTCCATAGCAACACGACTAGAAATTTTCTTTCTATCCTCGTTAACTACAAGAACCATCATTCCAAAATCTAAAGAACATTGTAATTCTTCAACACTTCCATCTTCAAGCCATGCAGCAAGTTTATAGAAACTTCGACAAGAAGAACCAGATCCTTCTTTAGCTATTTCAACTAATTCTTTAGTAGTTTTATTTAATTTAAAATATTCATTACAAGCAAGAACTAAAGCCATAGTACCGCTAGAACTTGAAGAAAGCCCTGCGGCAGTTGGTACAGTATTATAACTTCTAATAGTTATAGCTTCACGATTTGTTGGTGTGAATTTTGAGATGAATTTAATCATTTTATCTACTTCTTCTTGACTCTGTTTTTCGTCATTGATATAAAATTCATCAATATTATTATTATTTTTCTCGATTTTTGTTTTTGATAAAAGATTGTCTAATCTTAAAGAAATATTAGGATTATAAGGTAAGACAGGATCTTTAGATTTTTTCCCCCAGTACTTTACTAGGGCAATATTAGCATAACCTAAACTGTAACTATCCATGATGAATATCCTTTCTCTTTTAATGCATTTTGAATTTCTAATGCATTTTCTTTTGTTTTGCTAAGACTAATGCAACATCCAC contains:
- the fni gene encoding type 2 isopentenyl-diphosphate Delta-isomerase encodes the protein MRKKDHIRLALADKTKVTSLDSYAIDYNSIPLFGLDDVDTSTSVCGDHWEFPFFINAITAGGEDCNKINQDFMEVSEKCGIKFFPGSYSPALKNKEDEEAYPKGYSVNLGLDKDPKLVLEAIEKSQAKYIQLHTNPLQEIVMPEGDHNFESWYANLKEVSSKSPIPVILKETGFGMNEATIKLAIDLNIPAVDISGMGGTNFARIENGRRTDKSTYLEGIGYTTAESLEIAYSYKDKIDIIASGGIRNPLDVVKCLALGAKAVGVSKIFLEILVSKGKDALIQEIEKWKKEVKFLMILMNAKTIAELDKKIRKIEF
- a CDS encoding mevalonate kinase family protein — translated: MEEKNHFVHGVAYGKLYLAGEYAILEDYASALITSVPKKITVFVENSNETTIFDTINKTSVGLHEENSNFTLVQQFILFLTEYTNCNKTFSLTIYNELHNDDKKYGLGSSGAVLVAIARAILSFKNVAYNDLTIFKLVALFNIKHNLSGSMGDVAASINDGITYYEKFNAEFVNNMIRQEKSVKEIINTDWDGLRIEKVYPKANLSILARWTGEAVDTKEHVKLWKKHKDNYKEEFRVFVETSNKLVKTLKENLEETDATSALSTIRKLRENLLYLESFSKIPMETKAMKNYIESHSAGKQSGSGSGDIVLGFEKNNDKYQLQLNLEKL
- the mvaD gene encoding diphosphomevalonate decarboxylase, whose amino-acid sequence is MDSYSLGYANIALVKYWGKKSKDPVLPYNPNISLRLDNLLSKTKIEKNNNNIDEFYINDEKQSQEEVDKMIKFISKFTPTNREAITIRSYNTVPTAAGLSSSSSGTMALVLACNEYFKLNKTTKELVEIAKEGSGSSCRSFYKLAAWLEDGSVEELQCSLDFGMMVLVVNEDRKKISSRVAMERCVQTSTTFDAWVEKAKGDFVLMKEALKDANFEKIGEITESNALAMHGTTSTSTPSFSFLTEESHMAMDIVKELRSKGYKCYFTMDAGPNVKVLYLREDQDKLYEEISKLWKKKIILCME